One genomic region from Magallana gigas chromosome 3, xbMagGiga1.1, whole genome shotgun sequence encodes:
- the LOC105334706 gene encoding phosphatidylinositol glycan anchor biosynthesis class U protein: MVLPTAISFVCGVILRLALFRSSLPDWLSTKTEVVTPLTSWGRAMEGLALHREGISPYSGDIFHESPLMLKILGFISRFSPNTINLIFVLLDIIQGMILLRIANTFGRHMLLRQATSVKNYHPDAKKNLLRKEDLMDLQFYVTVAFSFNPYSIATCLARSTAVFNNIIILLALYQMLKGNSFLSAVFVALAAYISMYPIILCVPVAVHYFLMSRKGGMHYTDPTAVVSYLQILGVTFMSLAIMLLFSMLFVGSWEFIPSTYGFILGVPDLTPNLGLFWYFFTEMFEHFRTFFICVFQINVVIYTIPLAIRLREHPTFLFYMLLYTIGIFKSYPGYGDVGLMFALLPLWKHVYQYMRNTFVTVCMFLVCTVFAPIQYYLWIYAGSANANFYFAISLAFSTAQILMATDLLFGFLKREFYLHNGDKHKLPDGTDAQIILDS; encoded by the exons ATGGTGCTACCGACAGCAATTTCATTTGTTTGTGGTGTAATACTAAGATTAGCATTGTTTAGATCATCCCTTCCCGACTGGTTGAGTACGAAAACAGAGGTGGTTACGCCGTTAACATCATGGGGTCGTG CAATGGAAGGGCTGGCATTACATAGAGAGGGTATTTCTCCTTACTCTGGAGATATTTTTCATGAG agTCCTTTGATGCTGAAAATCCTGGGATTCATCAGTAGATTCTCACCGAATACCatcaatttaatatttgtg cTGCTGGATATCATTCAGGGAATGATTCTGCTGAGAATAGCAAATACATTTGGAAGACATATG CTCCTGAGGCAAGCAACAAGTGTGAAGAATTACCATCCAGATGCCAAGAAAAATTTACTTCGAAAAGAAGACTTGATGGACCTTCAATTTTACGTCACTGTAGC GTTTTCCTTCAATCCATACAGCATAGCCACGTGTCTAGCAAGGTCCACTGCTGTTTTCAATAACATCATCATCCTCCTCGCTCTCTATCAAATGCTTAAAG GAAATTCATTCTTATCAGCAGTTTTCGTTGCGCTGGCAGCCTACATTTCTATGTATCCCATCATTCTCTGTGTGCCTGTGGCAGTTCATTATTTCCtg ATGTCACGTAAAGGGGGAATGCATTATACCGACCCAACAGCTGTGGTTAGCTACCTCCAGATTCTGGGCGTCACATTTATGTCTTTAGCCATCATGTTGCTCTTCTCCATGCTGTTTGTGGGATCATGGGAATTTATTCCTTCCACGTATGGTTTCAT ATTGGGAGTTCCTGACTTGACCCCTAACCTTGGGCTGTTTTGGTATTTCTTCACCGAGATGTTTGAGCACTTTAGAACGTTCTTCATTTGTGTGTTTCAAATCAATGTTGTGATATATACCATTCCACTGGCCATAAGACTCAG AGAACACCCAACATTCCTTTTCTACATGCTGTTGTACACAATTGGAATCTTCAAATCCTACCCAGGCTATGGGGATGTGGGTCTAATGTTTGCCTTGCTACCTCTGTGGAAGCATGTTTATCAGT ACATGAGGAATACGTTTGTGACCGTGTGCATGTTCCTAGTATGTACCGTGTTCGCTCCTATACAGTATTATCTGTGGATCTATGCAGGCAGTGCCAATGCCAACTTCTACTTTGCTATCTCTCTGGCATTCTCTACAGCACAG ATACTGATGGCTACTGATTTGCTTTTTGGATTTCTGAAGAGAGAGTTTTACCTTCATAATGGGGACAAACACAAACTGCCGGATGGGACAGATGCTCAAATCATCTTGGACTCTTAA
- the LOC105334705 gene encoding dual specificity protein phosphatase 3 — protein sequence MEYNDSTLNRVRHYLKNADIQALDRNDDLPTGYSKFFSVPSTPKDSYNEVYPGIIIGNRQFATNKEELKKIGITHVVNCAKGTRPGQIDTDASFFKDVDIQYLGLQAKDILTYDISKHFEKAANFIDQALSKGGKIFVHCNQGISRSATVVLAFLMMKRGMNFMNAVRAVRAKREVMPNDGFLRQLAILNFELYEAHKTY from the exons ATGGAATACAACGATTCTACCCTAAATAGGGTTCGACATTACTTGAAAAATGCTGACATCCAAGCTCTTGACAGAAATGACGATCTCCCTACTGGTTACTcgaaatttttttctgttccATCCACTCCTAAGGACAGTTACAACGAAGTATATCCAGGGATCATAATAGGCAATAg GCAGTTTGCCACGAACAAAGaggaattgaaaaaaattggaattaCCCACGTTGTTAACTGTGCCAAGGGTACCAGACCAGGTCAAATTGACACTGATGCTTCATTCTTTAAAGATGTAGACATCCAGTATCTTGGACTGCAGGCTAAAGATATCCTGACCTATGATATCTCCAAACACTTTGAGAAAGCTGCCAATTTTATTGATCAAGCTCTATCCAAGGGAG gGAAAATATTTGTCCATTGTAATCAAGGCATCAGTCGGTCTGCTACAGTTGTCCTGGCTTTCCTTATGATGAAGCGTGGAATGAACTTCATGAATGCAGTGAGAGCAGTAAGGGCCAAACGAGAAGTTATGCCCAACGATGGATTCCTCAGACAGCTAGCTATACTCAACTTTGAACTGTATGAAGCTCACAAGACCTACTAG
- the LOC105334704 gene encoding serine/threonine-protein kinase Nek11 isoform X3 produces MSYKKKESSKKTPKVLANRYEIVKKLGKGNFGTAYLCKDLRSKNPETDEYDLKVLKEISVGELQPDETVDAVREARVLSKLDHPSIVKFHDSFIDGESFCIVTEFCEGGDLDCKINECVKNKQEIDSKLIMDWFVQLLLAVHYMHQRRVLHRDLKTRNIFLRQNMIKVGDFGISRILMGTTDLASTFTGTPYYMSPEVLKHEGYNSKSDIWSIGCILYEMCTLTHAFDGKSLMAVMYKIVEGEVPKLPEKFSSELNNVLKLMLSKDPDKRPSATDLLKIPLIKNHIAKLSKEFHAKSLENSSRDAEDIAKLLKEKSYLSDLKSTEEEVKYKNLPPRERMRLRKLQQADEEAKRLREVAKVQLKENQERNSRIQSTLHKSSVPAWAGGSGEGERFKQALTVKGRPTIAAEGIPDNPELADTYYSQFENDFSGDESDSDEAGDTVIERTVKPKKSPVKSVSNSKASSNLGTLVDDEDQLYNIMQDVLAKGDDAESTMSLADDREAGAFGPVVRDQKIKNLTKECKRILGEEAFQKAYDYLKQARYLKTSSVDSEETIMQGLREFVKNPSDCFLVDQLLFLEEQAKIPF; encoded by the exons ATGTCATACAAGAAGAAGGAATCGTCCAAAAAGACACCTAAGGTCCTAGCCAATCGATATGAAATAGTGAAGAAACTTGGGAAGGGTAACTTTGGCACAGCTTATCTATGCAAAGATCTGAGATCCAAAAATCCTGAAACAGATGAATATGATTT AAAAGTTTTGAAGGAGATTTCAGTGGGAGAATTACAACCAGATGAAACAGTTGATGCAGTTCGAGAGGCCAGAGTTCTCTCGAAACTTGATCATCCTAGCATTGTCAAGTTTCATGATAGTTTCATAGATGGAGAATCATTTTGCATTGTTACAGAGTTTTGTGag gGAGGTGATTTAGActgtaaaattaatgaatgtgtGAAGAACAAACAGGAGATAGATTCTAAGTTGATAATGGACTGGTTTGTGCAGCTTCTGTTGGCTGTTCATTACATGCATCAAAGGCGGGTCCTACATAGAGATCTTAAAACCAG aaatatatttctacgacaaaatatgataaaagtaGGAGATTTTGGAATATCCAGAATACTAATGGGAACCACAGATTTAGCCTCAACCTTCACTGGAACTCCATATTATATGAGTCCGGAAGTACTGAAACATGAAGGATATAACTCTAAATCAGATATTTg GTCAATAGGCTGTATTTTGTATGAGATGTGTACCTTGACCCATGCTTTTGATGGAAAGAGTTTAATGGCAGTCATGTACAAAATAGTAGAGGGAGAGGTCCCTAAACTACCTGAGAAGTTCTCTTCTGAGCTCAACAATGTATTAAAGCT AATGTTGTCCAAAGATCCAGACAAAAGGCCATCAGCAACAGATTTACTTAAAATTCCATTGATTAAAAACCACATCGCA AAACTTTCAAAAGAATTCCACGCCAAAAGTCTAGAGAACAGTAGCAGAGATGCTGAGGACATTGCTAAATTACT CAAAGAGAAGTCCTACTTGAGTGACTTGAAGTCTACTGAGGAGGAAGTCAAGTACAAGAACCTGCCTCCTAGGGAGAGAATGAGGTTAAGGAAGCTCCAGCAAGCTGACGAGGAAGCCAAACGACTCAG AGAAGTAGCAAAAGtgcaattaaaagaaaatcagGAGAGAAACTCAAGAATCCAGAGCACCCTCCACAAGTCCAGT GTACCTGCTTGGGCTGGAGGTTCGGGGGAAGGAGAGAGGTTCAAGCAAGCTTTAACGGTCAAAGGCCGCCCCACTATAGCGGCTGAAG GAATTCCAGATAACCCTGAACTGGCTGATACCTACTACTCCCAGTTTGAGAATGATTTTTCTGGTGATGAATCAGACTCCGATGAAGCTGGTGACACCGTCATAGAGAGAACAGTCAAACCCAAGAAGTCACCCGTTAAGTCTGTCAGCAATTCCAAGGCATCCTCTAATCTGGGTACACTAGTGGATGATGAGGACCAGCTATACAACATCATGCAGGATGTGTTGGCCAAAGGAGATGATGCAG AGTCCACCATGTCCCTGGCCGATGACAGAGAGGCGGGTGCATTTGGACCTGTAGTCAGGgatcagaaaattaaaaacctCACCAA AGAATGCAAGAGGATTTTAGGAGAGGAGGCGTTTCAGAAGGCCTACGATTATCTGAAACAGGCACGCTACTTAAAGACATCATCAGTGGACTCTGAGGAGACCATTATGCAGGGACTCAGGGAATTCGTCAAAAATCCCAGTGACTGCTTTCTTGTGGACCAGCTTTTATTTCTAGAAGAACAGGCTAAAATTCCATTTTGA
- the LOC105334704 gene encoding serine/threonine-protein kinase Nek11 isoform X2 has translation MSYKKKESSKKTPKVLANRYEIVKKLGKGNFGTAYLCKDLRSKNPETDEYDLKVLKEISVGELQPDETVDAVREARVLSKLDHPSIVKFHDSFIDGESFCIVTEFCEGGDLDCKINECVKNKQEIDSKLIMDWFVQLLLAVHYMHQRRVLHRDLKTRNIFLRQNMIKVGDFGISRILMGTTDLASTFTGTPYYMSPEVLKHEGYNSKSDIWSIGCILYEMCTLTHAFDGKSLMAVMYKIVEGEVPKLPEKFSSELNNVLKLMLSKDPDKRPSATDLLKIPLIKNHIAKLSKEFHAKSLENSSRDAEDIAKLLKEKSYLSDLKSTEEEVKYKNLPPRERMRLRKLQQADEEAKRLREVAKVQLKENQERNSRIQSTLHKSSVPAWAGGSGEGERFKQALTVKGRPTIAAEVLYHEEEEESDDDGDIIMPLYKTLTAPRSASLSSPDERPITPLKDKMIYDIRNSSLDFKDGIPDNPELADTYYSQFENDFSGDESDSDEAGDTVIERTVKPKKSPVKSVSNSKASSNLGTLVDDEDQLYNIMQDVLAKGDDAESTMSLADDREAGAFGPVVRDQKIKNLTKECKRILGEEAFQKAYDYLKQARYLKTSSVDSEETIMQGLREFVKNPSDCFLVDQLLFLEEQAKIPF, from the exons ATGTCATACAAGAAGAAGGAATCGTCCAAAAAGACACCTAAGGTCCTAGCCAATCGATATGAAATAGTGAAGAAACTTGGGAAGGGTAACTTTGGCACAGCTTATCTATGCAAAGATCTGAGATCCAAAAATCCTGAAACAGATGAATATGATTT AAAAGTTTTGAAGGAGATTTCAGTGGGAGAATTACAACCAGATGAAACAGTTGATGCAGTTCGAGAGGCCAGAGTTCTCTCGAAACTTGATCATCCTAGCATTGTCAAGTTTCATGATAGTTTCATAGATGGAGAATCATTTTGCATTGTTACAGAGTTTTGTGag gGAGGTGATTTAGActgtaaaattaatgaatgtgtGAAGAACAAACAGGAGATAGATTCTAAGTTGATAATGGACTGGTTTGTGCAGCTTCTGTTGGCTGTTCATTACATGCATCAAAGGCGGGTCCTACATAGAGATCTTAAAACCAG aaatatatttctacgacaaaatatgataaaagtaGGAGATTTTGGAATATCCAGAATACTAATGGGAACCACAGATTTAGCCTCAACCTTCACTGGAACTCCATATTATATGAGTCCGGAAGTACTGAAACATGAAGGATATAACTCTAAATCAGATATTTg GTCAATAGGCTGTATTTTGTATGAGATGTGTACCTTGACCCATGCTTTTGATGGAAAGAGTTTAATGGCAGTCATGTACAAAATAGTAGAGGGAGAGGTCCCTAAACTACCTGAGAAGTTCTCTTCTGAGCTCAACAATGTATTAAAGCT AATGTTGTCCAAAGATCCAGACAAAAGGCCATCAGCAACAGATTTACTTAAAATTCCATTGATTAAAAACCACATCGCA AAACTTTCAAAAGAATTCCACGCCAAAAGTCTAGAGAACAGTAGCAGAGATGCTGAGGACATTGCTAAATTACT CAAAGAGAAGTCCTACTTGAGTGACTTGAAGTCTACTGAGGAGGAAGTCAAGTACAAGAACCTGCCTCCTAGGGAGAGAATGAGGTTAAGGAAGCTCCAGCAAGCTGACGAGGAAGCCAAACGACTCAG AGAAGTAGCAAAAGtgcaattaaaagaaaatcagGAGAGAAACTCAAGAATCCAGAGCACCCTCCACAAGTCCAGT GTACCTGCTTGGGCTGGAGGTTCGGGGGAAGGAGAGAGGTTCAAGCAAGCTTTAACGGTCAAAGGCCGCCCCACTATAGCGGCTGAAG TTTTGTATCACGAAGAGGAAGAAGAAAGCGATGATGATGGTGACATTATAATGCCCCTCTACAAAACACTGACTGCCCCCCGCTCAGCCTCTCTCAGTAGTCCCGATGAACGACCTATAACCCCTCtcaaagataaaatgatttatgaCATCCGAAACTCTTCACTAGATTTTAAAGATG GAATTCCAGATAACCCTGAACTGGCTGATACCTACTACTCCCAGTTTGAGAATGATTTTTCTGGTGATGAATCAGACTCCGATGAAGCTGGTGACACCGTCATAGAGAGAACAGTCAAACCCAAGAAGTCACCCGTTAAGTCTGTCAGCAATTCCAAGGCATCCTCTAATCTGGGTACACTAGTGGATGATGAGGACCAGCTATACAACATCATGCAGGATGTGTTGGCCAAAGGAGATGATGCAG AGTCCACCATGTCCCTGGCCGATGACAGAGAGGCGGGTGCATTTGGACCTGTAGTCAGGgatcagaaaattaaaaacctCACCAA AGAATGCAAGAGGATTTTAGGAGAGGAGGCGTTTCAGAAGGCCTACGATTATCTGAAACAGGCACGCTACTTAAAGACATCATCAGTGGACTCTGAGGAGACCATTATGCAGGGACTCAGGGAATTCGTCAAAAATCCCAGTGACTGCTTTCTTGTGGACCAGCTTTTATTTCTAGAAGAACAGGCTAAAATTCCATTTTGA
- the LOC105334704 gene encoding serine/threonine-protein kinase Nek11 isoform X1, whose translation MSYKKKESSKKTPKVLANRYEIVKKLGKGNFGTAYLCKDLRSKNPETDEYDLKVLKEISVGELQPDETVDAVREARVLSKLDHPSIVKFHDSFIDGESFCIVTEFCEGGDLDCKINECVKNKQEIDSKLIMDWFVQLLLAVHYMHQRRVLHRDLKTRNIFLRQNMIKVGDFGISRILMGTTDLASTFTGTPYYMSPEVLKHEGYNSKSDIWSIGCILYEMCTLTHAFDGKSLMAVMYKIVEGEVPKLPEKFSSELNNVLKLMLSKDPDKRPSATDLLKIPLIKNHIAKLSKEFHAKSLENSSRDAEDIAKLLKEKSYLSDLKSTEEEVKYKNLPPRERMRLRKLQQADEEAKRLREVAKVQLKENQERNSRIQSTLHKSSVPAWAGGSGEGERFKQALTVKGRPTIAAEGQQSSFGSRTAPILYHEEEEESDDDGDIIMPLYKTLTAPRSASLSSPDERPITPLKDKMIYDIRNSSLDFKDGIPDNPELADTYYSQFENDFSGDESDSDEAGDTVIERTVKPKKSPVKSVSNSKASSNLGTLVDDEDQLYNIMQDVLAKGDDAESTMSLADDREAGAFGPVVRDQKIKNLTKECKRILGEEAFQKAYDYLKQARYLKTSSVDSEETIMQGLREFVKNPSDCFLVDQLLFLEEQAKIPF comes from the exons ATGTCATACAAGAAGAAGGAATCGTCCAAAAAGACACCTAAGGTCCTAGCCAATCGATATGAAATAGTGAAGAAACTTGGGAAGGGTAACTTTGGCACAGCTTATCTATGCAAAGATCTGAGATCCAAAAATCCTGAAACAGATGAATATGATTT AAAAGTTTTGAAGGAGATTTCAGTGGGAGAATTACAACCAGATGAAACAGTTGATGCAGTTCGAGAGGCCAGAGTTCTCTCGAAACTTGATCATCCTAGCATTGTCAAGTTTCATGATAGTTTCATAGATGGAGAATCATTTTGCATTGTTACAGAGTTTTGTGag gGAGGTGATTTAGActgtaaaattaatgaatgtgtGAAGAACAAACAGGAGATAGATTCTAAGTTGATAATGGACTGGTTTGTGCAGCTTCTGTTGGCTGTTCATTACATGCATCAAAGGCGGGTCCTACATAGAGATCTTAAAACCAG aaatatatttctacgacaaaatatgataaaagtaGGAGATTTTGGAATATCCAGAATACTAATGGGAACCACAGATTTAGCCTCAACCTTCACTGGAACTCCATATTATATGAGTCCGGAAGTACTGAAACATGAAGGATATAACTCTAAATCAGATATTTg GTCAATAGGCTGTATTTTGTATGAGATGTGTACCTTGACCCATGCTTTTGATGGAAAGAGTTTAATGGCAGTCATGTACAAAATAGTAGAGGGAGAGGTCCCTAAACTACCTGAGAAGTTCTCTTCTGAGCTCAACAATGTATTAAAGCT AATGTTGTCCAAAGATCCAGACAAAAGGCCATCAGCAACAGATTTACTTAAAATTCCATTGATTAAAAACCACATCGCA AAACTTTCAAAAGAATTCCACGCCAAAAGTCTAGAGAACAGTAGCAGAGATGCTGAGGACATTGCTAAATTACT CAAAGAGAAGTCCTACTTGAGTGACTTGAAGTCTACTGAGGAGGAAGTCAAGTACAAGAACCTGCCTCCTAGGGAGAGAATGAGGTTAAGGAAGCTCCAGCAAGCTGACGAGGAAGCCAAACGACTCAG AGAAGTAGCAAAAGtgcaattaaaagaaaatcagGAGAGAAACTCAAGAATCCAGAGCACCCTCCACAAGTCCAGT GTACCTGCTTGGGCTGGAGGTTCGGGGGAAGGAGAGAGGTTCAAGCAAGCTTTAACGGTCAAAGGCCGCCCCACTATAGCGGCTGAAGGTCAGCAGAGTTCATTTGGTTCCCGCACTGCACCCA TTTTGTATCACGAAGAGGAAGAAGAAAGCGATGATGATGGTGACATTATAATGCCCCTCTACAAAACACTGACTGCCCCCCGCTCAGCCTCTCTCAGTAGTCCCGATGAACGACCTATAACCCCTCtcaaagataaaatgatttatgaCATCCGAAACTCTTCACTAGATTTTAAAGATG GAATTCCAGATAACCCTGAACTGGCTGATACCTACTACTCCCAGTTTGAGAATGATTTTTCTGGTGATGAATCAGACTCCGATGAAGCTGGTGACACCGTCATAGAGAGAACAGTCAAACCCAAGAAGTCACCCGTTAAGTCTGTCAGCAATTCCAAGGCATCCTCTAATCTGGGTACACTAGTGGATGATGAGGACCAGCTATACAACATCATGCAGGATGTGTTGGCCAAAGGAGATGATGCAG AGTCCACCATGTCCCTGGCCGATGACAGAGAGGCGGGTGCATTTGGACCTGTAGTCAGGgatcagaaaattaaaaacctCACCAA AGAATGCAAGAGGATTTTAGGAGAGGAGGCGTTTCAGAAGGCCTACGATTATCTGAAACAGGCACGCTACTTAAAGACATCATCAGTGGACTCTGAGGAGACCATTATGCAGGGACTCAGGGAATTCGTCAAAAATCCCAGTGACTGCTTTCTTGTGGACCAGCTTTTATTTCTAGAAGAACAGGCTAAAATTCCATTTTGA
- the LOC109619584 gene encoding uncharacterized protein produces MSASLPLLLLLTFLIWPVRSVRRTRSCYSPVKGYIFCSHTIQDQWNFVNFRSWLDSLKTPVDHVELSLRCLEGGSVVLPWPMRARGLKKIKITNCVVEGFFSEYNLEPAYPDSLVDFSMMDCIIRTDVNSNIQRTLMTTLSKSYSCGQQTIRSHVMRNISFSFLPTSSPPSSKTLDRAFSAMRRQSKTRDFTCNYDNLLQLEESNSDSISSVHFEVMTDISSYSSLRTFNFSSNRMTHLPDHLREWHKYFPTLEVLDLSKNHLRSFSFEKPKSVGRRKIFFVNLQHNKISDVPRDIASYLDEPIPVILDLRNNPIHCTYNTFELVKYLNKIKNMFPILNFLTDIRCSLSPNPMKSKSEPAPEDNSNDTKSKLLQLFNLFGV; encoded by the coding sequence ATGTCTGCATCGCTGCCCCTGCTGCTATTGCTGACCTTTTTGATTTGGCCTGTGAGGTCAGTGCGAAGGACCCGCAGTTGTTACAGCCCGGTGAAGGGATACATATTTTGTTCGCACACCATACAAGACCAGTGGAACTTTGTGAATTTCCGATCGTGGCTGGATAGTTTGAAGACCCCAGTGGACCACGTAGAGCTATCTCTCCGGTGTCTGGAGGGAGGATCGGTGGTCCTTCCCTGGCCTATGCGAGCACGTGGTTTGAAGAagataaaaataacaaactgtGTCGTAGAGGGGTTCTTTTCTGAGTACAACCTTGAACCAGCCTACCCGGATAGTCTTGTAGACTTCTCTATGATGGACTGTATTATCAGAACTGACGTTAACTCGAACATTCAGAGGACCTTAATGACCACCTTATCCAAGTCCTATAGTTGCGGACAGCAGACAATTAGGAGTCACGTGAtgagaaatatttcattttctttccttCCGACCTCTTCTCCACCTTCATCCAAGACTCTTGACCGAGCGTTTTCTGCTATGCGTCGACAATCAAAAACGCGTGATTTCACTTGCAACTATGACAACCTCCTTCAATTAGAGGAATCAAATAGCGATAGCATTTCGTCCGTACACTTTGAGGTAATGACGGACATTTCAAGTTATTCCAGTCTTAGGACCTTCAATTTTTCATCCAACCGTATGACCCATTTGCCGGATCATCTGAGAGAGTGGCACAAATATTTCCCTACTCTTGAAGTTCTCGATTTATCCAAAAATCATTTACGCAGTTTTAGTTTCGAAAAACCAAAGAGTGTTGGTCGACGAAAGATTTTTTTCGTCAACCTCCAGCACAACAAAATCTCAGATGTACCCAGGGACATCGCTTCCTATCTGGACGAACCCATTCCAGTTATACTGGACCTAAGGAATAACCCTATCCACTGCACGTACAATACATTTGAACTCGTGAAATATCTTAACAAAATTAAGAATATGTTTccgattttgaattttttgacgGACATTAGATGTAGTTTGTCCCCAAACCCCATGAAATCCAAATCCGAACCAGCTCCCGAGGACAATTCGAATGATACTAAATCTAAACTACTACAACTGTTCAATTTGTTTGGAGTTTAG